The window CGAACGGGATGTCGACGACATAGAGCGTGCCGTCGGGGCCCAGGCACGGCCCTTCCAGGAAGGAGTCGATCGCCTGTCCGCCTTTGTTGGCGATGCTCCAGGCGCTCGCGCGCCGATCCCGGAACGCATCGGGCAGGCTGGTGTGAACCTGCGTCTCAATCGGCTGCGGCGGTGCGAACCAGCTCATCGGTCAACTCCCTTGGAAGGCGGCGGCTCTTCGAAGAGCTACTGCACCTGCGCTGCGCGGACGACTTCGCCCCAGCTCTTGAGCTCGCTCGCGATGAACCTGGTGAAGTCCTCAGGGCTGCCCGGCTGCAGGAAGCCGCCCTGCTCGGTGATGCGCTTGGCGACGCCAGGGTTGCGCGTCGCCTGGACGGCGAGCTCGTTGAGGCGGGCGACGATCGGCTCCGGCGTTCCCGCCGGGGCGAGCAGGCCGAACCATTGCGAGGAGACGAAATCCTTGACGCCAGCCTCGACCAGGGTCGGCACCTGGGCCGCGATCGGCAGGCGCTCGGCGCCCGTCGTCGCGATCAACCGTAACTGTCCACCTTCGATGAAGGAGAGCGCGGTCGGCGCCGCGGTGAACAGCATCTGGATCTGCCCGGCGACAACGTCCTGGAGCGCGGCGGCCGCGCCGCGATAGGGCACGTGTTGCAGGCTCGCGCCGGTCTTCAGCCGGAACTGCTCGCCCTGGAGATGCGGAACGGTGCCGACGCCGCCCGAGCCGAAATTCAGCTTGCCGGGGTTCTGCCTGGCATAGGCGATCAGCTCGGCGACGGTCTTGGCCGGCACGCTCGGATGCACGACGAGCACCGAGGGGAAGGTCGCGATCAGGCAGACCGGCCTGAACATCCTGAGGGGATCGATCCCGGCCGCTGGCGTCAGCGTCGGAGTCACCGCCATGGTGGAATCGCCGAGCAGCACCGTGTAGCCGTCGGGCTTGGCCGCCGCGACATCCTTCATGCCGATGCCGCCGGCGGCTCCCGTCTTGTTCTCGACGAAGAAGCGATGGCCGTTGGCCTGCTCGCTCATCGCCTCCGCGACGAGCCGCCCGACGAAGTCGGTGGTTCCGCCGGCCGCATAGGGCACGACCATCCGGATGTTGGCCGACGGATAGGCTTGCGCGAGTGCGGGGCCGGACAGTCGGCCGAGTCCGAGCGAGGCGGCGGAGGCCCCGAGCGAAGCGTGCAGGAACGAGCGGCGATTTAGATGCGTCATGTTGGTCTCCCCCTAGATCGCTTTTGGTGATCGGTTGGCCGGCGGTGACTGCGCGGCCTCAGCTTCCGGCAGCCGGCGCTCCGGCGCGCCCTGGTAGGCCCAGAGCCATTCGCGCGGCAGCGGGCCCTTGTTGCGGTCGGGCTGCTGCGACTGCTCCCAGGCATGGGCGAGGATGCCGACCGAGCGCGAGAGCACGAACAGGCCGCGCGTCAGCGGCGGCGGGAAGCCGAGCTCGCCATA is drawn from Bosea sp. Tri-49 and contains these coding sequences:
- a CDS encoding Bug family tripartite tricarboxylate transporter substrate binding protein, producing the protein MTHLNRRSFLHASLGASAASLGLGRLSGPALAQAYPSANIRMVVPYAAGGTTDFVGRLVAEAMSEQANGHRFFVENKTGAAGGIGMKDVAAAKPDGYTVLLGDSTMAVTPTLTPAAGIDPLRMFRPVCLIATFPSVLVVHPSVPAKTVAELIAYARQNPGKLNFGSGGVGTVPHLQGEQFRLKTGASLQHVPYRGAAAALQDVVAGQIQMLFTAAPTALSFIEGGQLRLIATTGAERLPIAAQVPTLVEAGVKDFVSSQWFGLLAPAGTPEPIVARLNELAVQATRNPGVAKRITEQGGFLQPGSPEDFTRFIASELKSWGEVVRAAQVQ